The Bacteroidales bacterium WCE2004 nucleotide sequence CTGGTGATGGCAGTCACGCTTATTGTCTGCCTCATTACATCCAATTTCTTCGTCCCGCGCCTCTGGCAGGTGGCCGGGCTGCCGCTGCAGCTCTCTGGCGCCGTGCTGCTGTTCCCGGTGTCCTATATCCTCAACGACTGCATCACCGAGGTCTACGGCTACCGCAAGGCGCGCTTCGTCATCTGGCTCGCCTTCGCCCTCAGCGCCTTCGTCGCGCTGATGGCCCAGTTCGTGTGCTGGCTGCCCGAACCCCTGCAGGACGGCAGCAAGCCCGTGGCCGAGAGCTTCAACGGCCTGTTCGCCATGGTCCCCAAGACCACGGCCGCCTCGCTGGTCGCCTTCCTGGTCGGTTCCACGGTCAATGCGTGGATCATGAGCCGGATGAAGGCCCGCTCCGGCGGCAAGCTCTTCGGCGTGCGCGCCATCCTCTCCTCCGTGGGCGGCGAACTCGCCGACTCGCTCATCTTCTTCCCGGTGGTCTTCTGGGGCGTGATGCCCCTGGGCGCCGTCGTCTCCCTGGCCCT carries:
- a CDS encoding hypothetical protein (manually curated), producing the protein MEKSNVFSTRFLVMAVTLIVCLITSNFFVPRLWQVAGLPLQLSGAVLLFPVSYILNDCITEVYGYRKARFVIWLAFALSAFVALMAQFVCWLPEPLQDGSKPVAESFNGLFAMVPKTTAASLVAFLVGSTVNAWIMSRMKARSGGKLFGVRAILSSVGGELADSLIFFPVVFWGVMPLGAVVSLALTQVCAKVLYEIVILPVTAWFVRHTKRAEGVDVIDRGISYNPFKISDIQ